In one Sporomusa sphaeroides DSM 2875 genomic region, the following are encoded:
- a CDS encoding RrF2 family transcriptional regulator, translating into MKLSTKGRYGVAAMYDLALHYGQGAISLKSVAQRQGISEHYLEQLMGTLRKAGYVKSVRGAQGGYALTKDPAEISVGDVIRTMEGPIAPVDCLLADDASRTFCERVDICVTRGVWAKVRDSITSVIDSITLADLCNEEKGQGDE; encoded by the coding sequence GTGAAGTTATCAACGAAAGGGAGATATGGCGTAGCGGCTATGTATGATTTGGCACTTCACTATGGACAAGGCGCCATTTCACTTAAAAGCGTAGCTCAGCGTCAAGGAATATCCGAACATTATCTGGAACAGTTAATGGGTACACTAAGGAAGGCCGGATATGTAAAAAGCGTCCGGGGAGCCCAAGGCGGTTATGCATTGACTAAAGATCCCGCAGAAATTTCGGTTGGTGATGTAATCCGCACGATGGAAGGGCCAATTGCCCCGGTTGACTGTTTGCTGGCTGATGATGCAAGCAGAACCTTCTGTGAACGGGTTGATATATGTGTGACCCGCGGTGTTTGGGCTAAGGTAAGAGACAGCATTACTTCTGTGATAGATTCAATTACACTCGCAGACTTATGCAATGAAGAAAAGGGACAAGGAGATGAGTAG
- the nifS gene encoding cysteine desulfurase NifS: MKRIYFDHSATTPVDREVAELMLEYMTDKFGNASSVHAFGREARKAMEDAREKVAALINAEPREIFFTSGGTEGDNLAIKGVAYANRKKGNHIITTGIEHHAIFHTCEYLEKQGFTVTYLPVDENAMISLEDLKNAITDKTILISVMFANNEVGTIQPIKEIGQLAREKGIYFHTDAVQVAGNYPIDVKELNIDMLTLSGHKFYASKGVGALYIRRGVRVEEIQHGGGHERNMRAGTENVPGIVGLGKAAEIAKQDMDKKVAYVTGLRDKLIAGVMEKIPHVKLNGHPEMRMPGNANFSFLFIEGESLLLNLDMKGIAASSGSACTSGSLDPSHVLLAMGLSHEVAHGSLRVTLGKGNTEADVNYFLDVVPEIVERLRSMSPLYGSAAEFKPSNPCSSCHHHH, from the coding sequence ATGAAACGTATTTACTTTGACCATTCGGCCACGACTCCCGTTGACCGGGAAGTTGCTGAATTGATGCTGGAATATATGACCGACAAATTCGGCAATGCATCCAGCGTCCATGCTTTTGGCCGGGAAGCCCGCAAAGCGATGGAGGATGCCCGGGAAAAGGTGGCTGCCTTGATTAACGCTGAACCGAGGGAAATTTTCTTTACCAGCGGCGGCACAGAAGGGGATAACTTAGCCATTAAGGGTGTGGCTTATGCCAACCGCAAGAAAGGAAATCATATAATTACTACAGGTATTGAGCATCACGCTATTTTTCATACCTGCGAATACCTTGAAAAACAGGGCTTTACTGTTACCTATCTGCCGGTTGACGAAAATGCCATGATTAGCCTGGAAGACTTAAAAAATGCCATAACAGACAAGACCATACTTATTAGTGTTATGTTCGCCAATAATGAAGTTGGAACAATTCAACCAATCAAAGAAATCGGACAACTTGCACGGGAAAAGGGAATTTATTTTCATACCGATGCCGTACAGGTTGCCGGCAATTATCCTATTGATGTAAAAGAATTAAATATAGATATGCTGACCTTGTCAGGTCATAAATTCTATGCCAGCAAGGGCGTTGGTGCCCTCTATATCCGCCGTGGTGTAAGAGTTGAGGAAATTCAGCATGGTGGCGGTCATGAACGTAATATGCGGGCCGGTACCGAAAATGTACCAGGAATTGTCGGATTAGGGAAAGCAGCAGAAATCGCTAAACAGGATATGGATAAGAAGGTCGCTTATGTTACCGGCTTGCGCGACAAGCTTATTGCCGGCGTTATGGAGAAGATTCCCCATGTAAAGCTAAATGGTCATCCGGAAATGAGAATGCCGGGCAATGCTAACTTCAGCTTCCTGTTCATCGAAGGGGAGTCATTGCTCTTGAATCTTGATATGAAAGGAATTGCGGCTTCCAGTGGTTCTGCCTGCACTTCCGGTTCTTTAGATCCCTCGCATGTCCTCTTAGCTATGGGTCTAAGCCACGAAGTAGCGCATGGTTCACTTAGAGTTACACTGGGTAAGGGAAATACAGAGGCAGATGTCAACTACTTCCTGGACGTTGTACCGGAAATTGTGGAACGGCTGCGCAGCATGTCGCCGTTATATGGAAGCGCGGCTGAATTTAAGCCGTCTAATCCTTGCTCTAGTTGCCATCATCATCACTAA
- the nifU gene encoding Fe-S cluster assembly scaffold protein NifU: MYNDKVMDHFSNPRNVGEIKDAAGVGEVGNAKCGDIMRIYLQVENDIITDVKFKTFGCGAAIATSSMVTEMVKGKTLDEALTISNQAVAEALGGLPPAKMHCSNLAADALHEAIKDYIAKKGK, encoded by the coding sequence ATGTATAATGACAAAGTTATGGACCATTTCTCCAATCCCCGTAATGTCGGCGAAATAAAAGACGCTGCCGGTGTTGGTGAAGTGGGTAATGCCAAATGTGGCGATATTATGCGGATTTATCTGCAAGTGGAAAATGACATAATTACCGATGTTAAGTTTAAAACCTTCGGCTGTGGCGCGGCCATTGCCACCAGCAGTATGGTAACAGAGATGGTTAAAGGCAAAACCCTGGATGAAGCCTTGACAATCTCCAACCAGGCGGTGGCTGAGGCATTAGGTGGTTTGCCTCCGGCAAAAATGCACTGTTCTAATTTGGCAGCCGATGCGCTGCATGAAGCTATAAAGGACTACATTGCTAAAAAAGGAAAGTGA
- the mnmA gene encoding tRNA 2-thiouridine(34) synthase MnmA has protein sequence MADKPRVVVAMSGGVDSSLTAALLVHQGYDVIGATMQIWEKDQGSDDPDSRGCCSLSAVDDARRVANKLGIPYYVLNFRDMFQETVVKYFMAEYSAGRTPNPCIACNRYVKFEGLLTKALALGAEYVATGHYAQIRYDENRQRYILQKGVDPAKDQSYALYHLNQHTLSHFLMPLGSFTKTETRKLAKELELSVADKPDSQEICFVPNDDYKAFLKERIPESLRPGNIIDTTGKVLGKHQGVQLYTVGQRKGLGLAVGKPLYVVAVDAERNEVIVGSDQDVFASELVADDLNFITIDNLDKPLVADAKIRYSAMPAKATVTPIGNGQVHVRFAAAQRAITPGQSVVFYHDDIVVGGGIITKVVK, from the coding sequence ATGGCTGACAAGCCCAGAGTGGTTGTAGCCATGAGCGGAGGGGTGGACAGTTCTTTAACTGCCGCCCTTCTTGTTCATCAAGGCTATGATGTAATCGGCGCGACAATGCAAATATGGGAAAAAGATCAGGGGAGTGATGATCCTGACAGTAGAGGCTGTTGTTCCCTATCAGCGGTTGATGACGCCAGACGGGTTGCCAATAAACTCGGCATTCCCTATTATGTATTAAACTTCCGGGATATGTTTCAGGAAACTGTTGTCAAGTATTTTATGGCAGAGTATTCCGCAGGCAGAACCCCTAATCCCTGTATTGCCTGCAACCGTTATGTCAAATTTGAAGGTCTGCTGACTAAAGCGCTGGCTTTGGGGGCAGAGTATGTGGCCACCGGCCATTATGCTCAGATTCGCTATGATGAAAACCGGCAGCGTTATATTCTGCAAAAGGGGGTAGACCCTGCTAAAGATCAGTCCTATGCCTTATATCACCTGAATCAGCATACTTTAAGCCATTTTTTAATGCCTTTAGGCAGTTTTACAAAAACCGAGACAAGAAAACTGGCTAAAGAGCTGGAGTTGTCGGTTGCCGATAAACCGGACAGCCAGGAAATTTGTTTTGTGCCTAATGATGACTATAAAGCTTTCCTGAAAGAACGGATACCTGAATCACTCAGACCGGGAAATATTATTGATACTACCGGCAAAGTATTAGGCAAACATCAGGGGGTGCAGCTTTATACCGTCGGGCAGCGCAAAGGTCTTGGCTTAGCGGTTGGCAAACCTTTGTATGTGGTGGCGGTTGATGCAGAGCGTAATGAAGTGATTGTCGGCTCAGATCAGGATGTTTTTGCATCCGAACTTGTTGCTGATGATCTCAATTTTATTACTATCGATAACCTGGACAAGCCACTTGTTGCCGACGCCAAAATTCGTTATAGTGCAATGCCGGCGAAAGCCACGGTAACACCAATCGGCAATGGACAAGTGCATGTAAGGTTTGCTGCGGCGCAGCGCGCCATAACGCCCGGGCAATCAGTAGTATTTTACCATGATGATATTGTTGTCGGTGGCGGCATTATTACAAAAGTAGTGAAATAG
- a CDS encoding PRC-barrel domain-containing protein translates to MMQKLREIFGLPVLITGTGTQIGEVKEVIVDLEQAVVRGIVLAGANWFTNDQGILFEDLSRVGSAAVMVRAAYAVRDLTPAMMPGTVYHLNDLLDKPIYTDAGLSLGILVDALFDSATGEIKAYEVSEGLITDLLYGRKVMPLPEAQVVSQELVIVPDTMTNLLIPESKEV, encoded by the coding sequence ATGATGCAAAAATTACGTGAAATATTTGGCCTGCCGGTGCTTATTACCGGGACCGGCACGCAGATTGGCGAGGTAAAAGAAGTAATTGTAGACTTGGAGCAGGCTGTTGTTCGTGGTATTGTCCTTGCTGGCGCTAATTGGTTTACTAACGACCAGGGTATATTGTTTGAAGATTTATCCAGGGTAGGCAGTGCCGCCGTCATGGTCAGGGCTGCTTATGCGGTGCGGGACTTAACACCGGCTATGATGCCGGGAACGGTCTACCATTTGAATGATTTACTGGATAAGCCGATTTATACTGATGCCGGATTAAGTTTAGGCATATTGGTTGACGCTCTTTTTGACTCTGCTACCGGTGAGATAAAGGCTTATGAAGTTTCTGAAGGCCTTATCACTGATTTGTTGTATGGCCGCAAAGTTATGCCGCTGCCTGAGGCACAAGTTGTTAGTCAGGAACTTGTGATAGTTCCTGACACTATGACCAATCTTCTTATACCTGAATCAAAAGAGGTGTGA
- a CDS encoding AI-2E family transporter → MQLTKKHFRLILVLLFLSAIVYFLWLVRSSLYPFLIALFLVYLLNPGVCYLENKGLSRGWSIALLYVVVFAVFVLGTTRLVPIFVNDLENFAKELPHILKKGEELLYLIQSQYQNSVIPYSMRVAIDDSMLALQQAGQSFARELAGSIMGLLSHVIGLAITPILAYYFLRDGYSIKEGIFRLVPCHWRNELTLALKDIDTVLSGIIRGQLTVALIVGVLVSSGLYLFHVPFALLIGIAAGLLDIIPYFGAFIGAAPAVTLALLESPVLALKVAILFLVIHQLEGSVIAPKILGESVGLHPLTVIFFLFAGGELFGIIGMLLGVPVAAVGKVLVKHSIKLLL, encoded by the coding sequence ATGCAACTCACTAAAAAGCATTTCCGGCTTATTCTTGTACTATTATTTTTATCGGCAATTGTATATTTTCTCTGGCTTGTCCGCAGCAGCCTCTATCCATTCTTAATTGCTTTATTTTTAGTATATCTGCTTAATCCGGGCGTATGTTATCTGGAAAATAAAGGTCTGTCACGCGGCTGGTCTATTGCCCTGCTGTATGTTGTTGTATTTGCAGTTTTTGTCCTGGGAACAACTCGTCTTGTGCCTATTTTTGTCAATGACCTGGAAAATTTCGCCAAAGAATTACCGCATATTCTTAAAAAAGGTGAGGAACTGCTTTATCTTATTCAGAGTCAATATCAAAATTCAGTTATACCGTATTCCATGCGTGTTGCTATTGATGATTCCATGTTGGCGTTGCAACAGGCAGGTCAGTCTTTTGCCCGTGAATTGGCCGGCAGTATTATGGGCTTGCTTTCCCATGTAATCGGGCTGGCTATTACGCCGATACTGGCTTATTATTTCCTGCGCGATGGGTACTCAATCAAAGAAGGCATCTTTCGGTTGGTTCCGTGCCATTGGCGGAATGAACTAACCCTGGCCCTTAAGGACATTGATACCGTATTAAGCGGAATCATTCGCGGCCAGCTTACCGTAGCCCTAATTGTCGGTGTATTAGTGAGCTCCGGCTTATATTTGTTTCATGTTCCTTTTGCCCTGTTAATAGGCATTGCCGCCGGGTTGCTTGATATTATTCCGTATTTCGGCGCATTTATTGGAGCCGCCCCGGCCGTAACCCTGGCCTTGCTGGAATCACCCGTATTGGCCCTGAAGGTGGCAATATTATTTTTGGTTATCCACCAATTGGAAGGTAGTGTTATTGCCCCGAAGATATTAGGAGAGAGTGTGGGGCTGCATCCGCTTACAGTAATCTTTTTTTTGTTTGCCGGCGGAGAATTATTTGGGATTATTGGCATGCTGCTGGGCGTACCGGTGGCGGCAGTAGGAAAAGTACTTGTTAAGCATAGTATTAAGCTGTTGTTATAG
- the alaS gene encoding alanine--tRNA ligase: MKQLTGNELRKLFLDFFASKDHLIQSSYSLIPENDPSLLLIGAGMAPFKPFFTGKMKPPHTRISTSQKCVRTGDIENVGRTARHHTFFEMLGNFSFGDYFKKEAIAWAWEFLTEKLELPQDKLWITIHTGDDEAFDIWHNDIKIPADRIIRLEENFWEIGPGPCGPCSEIHIDLGEERGCGKPGCAVGCDCDRYLEIWNLVFTQFDRDENGNYTPLAKKNIDTGAGLERIASVLQHKRSNFETDLLYPIIEYAANVAGVTYGQSAKNDVSLKVIADHGRSMTVMIADGVLPSNEGRGYVLRRILRRAVRHARLLGIEKPFLTDIVDVVSRIFAEAYPDISDKKAYLKKVIQLEEERFHTTLTQGIELLNKHIQELTQAGKTTLDGTTAFKLYDTFGFPWELTEEILSEHNMTLDKQGFNQAMTEQRERARAARQDSEEQVVIPDLSDLVTEELSYKPDAETAKVVLLFKAGKIVEEAFDGDEIAVILDVTPFYAEGGGQVGDTGLITGLLGKIEVNNTRKLPDGTIYHIGQVSEGSIKTGETADLTVDFARRRHIARNHTATHLLHAALKQVLGGHVNQAGSSVDDSRLRFDFTHFAPVTAGQLAEVEEIVNDVILNNTSVGIIETTQDVAKEMGAMALFGEKYGEQVRVVMVDSFSKELCGGTHVDVTAEIGLFKIISEAGIGAGMRRIEAVTGYGAHEYLKAQTGLIKEASALLKTRPEEMVTRLEGLNGRVRDLEKEVSALQTKLAKNEVQDLLAAIKDINGVQVVIGQVVAADMENLRATGDMVRDRLQSGVVVLGAVNGDKVNFIAMATADCVKKGIHAGNIIKETAKTAGGGGGGRPDMAQAGGKQPEKIGEALQIAEQIIKTQIK; this comes from the coding sequence TTGAAACAACTAACCGGAAACGAACTGCGAAAACTGTTTCTGGATTTCTTTGCAAGTAAAGATCATCTAATTCAGTCAAGTTATTCACTCATTCCTGAGAATGATCCGTCCCTGCTGTTAATCGGTGCAGGGATGGCTCCATTTAAACCCTTTTTTACCGGCAAAATGAAACCGCCGCATACCCGGATTTCTACAAGTCAAAAATGTGTTCGTACCGGTGATATTGAAAATGTAGGCAGAACTGCGCGCCATCATACTTTTTTTGAAATGCTTGGCAATTTTTCTTTCGGTGATTATTTTAAAAAAGAAGCCATTGCCTGGGCCTGGGAATTTCTGACCGAGAAGTTGGAATTGCCCCAAGACAAGCTCTGGATTACCATACATACCGGTGATGATGAAGCTTTTGACATCTGGCATAATGATATTAAAATTCCGGCAGACCGTATTATCCGGCTGGAAGAGAATTTCTGGGAAATTGGCCCAGGACCCTGTGGTCCCTGTTCGGAAATCCATATTGATTTAGGTGAAGAGCGGGGATGCGGCAAGCCTGGCTGTGCAGTAGGCTGTGATTGTGACCGTTATTTAGAAATTTGGAATTTGGTCTTTACTCAGTTTGACCGGGATGAAAACGGCAATTATACGCCGCTTGCCAAGAAGAATATTGATACCGGCGCCGGCCTGGAGCGGATAGCTTCAGTGCTGCAACATAAACGTTCAAATTTTGAAACCGATTTATTATACCCCATTATCGAGTATGCGGCGAATGTAGCCGGTGTTACCTATGGACAATCTGCTAAAAATGATGTGTCGTTAAAAGTAATTGCCGACCATGGCCGCAGTATGACGGTTATGATTGCCGACGGTGTGCTGCCTTCCAATGAAGGACGCGGTTATGTTCTGCGCAGGATTTTGCGGCGGGCTGTCCGCCATGCCCGCTTGCTGGGGATTGAAAAACCGTTCCTCACAGATATTGTTGATGTGGTTTCCCGTATTTTCGCTGAGGCCTATCCGGATATTAGCGACAAAAAAGCATATCTGAAAAAAGTAATTCAATTAGAAGAAGAACGTTTCCATACCACCCTTACTCAGGGGATTGAATTATTAAATAAACATATCCAGGAATTGACCCAAGCCGGCAAAACTACCCTTGACGGTACAACCGCCTTTAAGCTGTACGATACCTTTGGCTTCCCGTGGGAGCTCACGGAAGAGATTTTGAGCGAACATAACATGACTTTAGATAAGCAAGGTTTTAACCAGGCCATGACTGAACAACGCGAACGGGCCCGTGCCGCACGCCAGGACAGTGAAGAGCAGGTTGTTATTCCTGATTTATCAGATTTGGTGACAGAAGAGCTTAGTTATAAACCTGATGCCGAAACTGCCAAAGTCGTCCTGCTGTTTAAAGCAGGTAAAATTGTTGAAGAAGCCTTTGACGGGGATGAAATTGCCGTTATTTTAGATGTTACGCCTTTTTACGCCGAAGGTGGCGGTCAGGTGGGAGATACCGGCCTGATTACCGGTTTACTGGGTAAAATCGAAGTAAACAATACCCGCAAGCTGCCTGATGGAACGATTTACCATATTGGTCAGGTGAGTGAAGGTTCAATCAAAACCGGTGAAACGGCTGATTTAACCGTAGATTTTGCCAGACGCCGGCATATTGCCCGTAATCATACTGCCACTCATCTGCTGCATGCTGCTTTAAAACAAGTGTTGGGCGGACATGTTAATCAGGCCGGTTCCTCTGTTGATGACAGTCGTCTGCGTTTTGACTTTACGCATTTTGCGCCTGTAACCGCCGGACAGCTTGCTGAAGTTGAGGAAATTGTAAATGATGTCATTTTGAATAACACCAGTGTTGGCATTATTGAGACTACTCAGGATGTAGCCAAGGAAATGGGAGCAATGGCTCTGTTTGGTGAAAAATACGGTGAGCAGGTACGGGTTGTCATGGTAGACAGCTTTAGTAAAGAACTGTGTGGCGGTACGCATGTTGACGTTACTGCCGAAATTGGCCTGTTTAAAATTATCAGCGAGGCAGGCATTGGTGCCGGGATGCGCCGGATTGAGGCTGTTACCGGTTATGGGGCACATGAATACCTCAAGGCTCAAACCGGCCTTATCAAGGAAGCGTCAGCCTTGCTTAAGACCCGGCCGGAAGAAATGGTAACCCGGCTTGAGGGTCTCAACGGACGTGTCCGTGATTTAGAAAAAGAAGTAAGTGCACTGCAGACAAAATTGGCTAAGAACGAGGTACAAGACCTGTTAGCCGCTATTAAAGATATTAATGGCGTGCAGGTTGTTATCGGGCAAGTGGTTGCTGCCGACATGGAAAATCTGCGTGCAACCGGCGACATGGTGCGAGACCGTTTACAATCCGGTGTAGTTGTGCTGGGTGCTGTTAACGGCGATAAGGTTAATTTTATTGCGATGGCAACTGCCGATTGTGTAAAAAAAGGTATCCATGCCGGCAATATCATTAAGGAAACAGCCAAAACGGCTGGCGGCGGCGGCGGCGGGCGGCCTGACATGGCTCAAGCCGGTGGCAAGCAGCCGGAAAAAATCGGTGAAGCACTGCAGATTGCCGAACAAATTATTAAAACACAAATAAAATAG
- a CDS encoding IreB family regulatory phosphoprotein translates to MTNTSQETMMFKVHNDETNAAEVILTTVYQSLREKGYNPINQLVGYLLSGDPTYITSHNNARSLIRKLERDEIIEELVRAYLKNK, encoded by the coding sequence ATGACCAACACATCCCAAGAGACCATGATGTTTAAAGTACATAATGATGAAACCAATGCAGCGGAAGTAATCCTGACTACGGTTTACCAGTCATTAAGGGAAAAAGGCTACAATCCGATAAATCAATTGGTTGGATATTTGCTATCCGGTGACCCAACGTACATAACCAGTCATAATAATGCGCGCAGTTTAATTCGCAAGCTGGAACGTGATGAAATTATTGAGGAGTTAGTCCGAGCCTATCTTAAAAACAAGTAA
- a CDS encoding aldo/keto reductase, producing the protein MDYQVLGQTGLKVSKLCFGGLTIGPLQSNRPLAEGAAVMRAAFDAGVNFVDTAELYGTYPYIRKAMADGGKHIIIASKSYAYTYEDMRTSVETACREIGRDYIDIFLLHEQSSRMTLKGHADALAYLCDAKRQGIIRATGVSTHTIDVVRAAALIEEIDIIHPIINIKGIGITDGTAGEMLEAIRFAVDCGKGIYAMKALGGGHLNAIAAQAFAWILAQSGITSIAVGMQTIDEVLLNTAIFSGKNPDSQLWDNVKAAPRRLLVEDWCAGCGQCASRCPAGALAVVEGKVRADYARCILCGYCGAYCPDFCLKVI; encoded by the coding sequence ATGGATTATCAGGTACTTGGCCAAACCGGTCTTAAGGTGTCAAAACTATGTTTTGGCGGACTCACTATTGGCCCCTTGCAGTCAAACCGCCCGCTTGCCGAGGGGGCTGCCGTTATGAGAGCAGCGTTTGATGCAGGGGTCAATTTTGTTGATACTGCCGAATTATATGGTACATATCCTTATATTCGGAAAGCCATGGCTGATGGCGGGAAACATATAATTATTGCGTCCAAATCTTATGCCTATACTTATGAGGATATGCGGACAAGCGTGGAAACTGCCTGCCGCGAAATTGGCCGTGATTATATTGATATATTTCTACTGCATGAACAGTCTTCCAGAATGACGCTCAAAGGTCATGCGGACGCGCTGGCGTACTTGTGTGATGCCAAACGTCAGGGAATAATCAGGGCAACCGGTGTGTCAACCCATACCATTGACGTTGTGCGGGCCGCTGCCCTCATTGAGGAAATAGATATAATTCATCCCATAATCAACATAAAAGGAATTGGCATTACGGACGGGACTGCCGGAGAAATGCTGGAAGCCATCCGCTTTGCGGTAGACTGTGGCAAAGGCATCTATGCGATGAAAGCATTGGGCGGGGGACACTTGAATGCCATTGCTGCGCAGGCTTTTGCCTGGATACTGGCTCAGTCAGGCATTACTTCCATTGCTGTCGGTATGCAGACAATCGATGAAGTGCTGCTGAATACAGCCATATTTTCCGGAAAAAATCCTGACAGTCAGCTCTGGGACAACGTGAAAGCAGCACCCAGAAGACTGCTGGTGGAAGATTGGTGCGCCGGTTGCGGCCAGTGTGCCTCGCGCTGTCCGGCAGGGGCATTAGCCGTTGTTGAGGGCAAAGTCAGAGCCGATTACGCCCGGTGTATCTTATGCGGTTATTGCGGCGCCTATTGTCCGGATTTCTGTTTAAAAGTAATTTAA
- the ruvX gene encoding Holliday junction resolvase RuvX encodes MRILALDVGDKTIGVAVCDELKLTAQGVEVVRRTTPSRDFARLKELINQYQVGLVVIGLPKNMNGTIGPRGELVKQFAQDMLQTIPDVEAAFWDERLSTVAAEKSLIAADVSRAKRRQVIDKMAAVFILQGYLDSLPRTTAREP; translated from the coding sequence ATGCGTATACTAGCACTTGACGTTGGGGACAAAACCATAGGTGTGGCTGTTTGTGACGAACTCAAACTGACAGCACAAGGGGTGGAGGTTGTCAGGCGAACGACGCCGTCCCGGGACTTTGCCAGGCTGAAAGAACTGATTAACCAGTATCAAGTGGGATTGGTTGTTATCGGTTTGCCCAAAAATATGAATGGTACTATCGGTCCCCGGGGTGAACTCGTAAAACAGTTTGCTCAGGACATGCTGCAAACTATTCCGGATGTGGAAGCTGCCTTTTGGGATGAACGCCTGTCAACCGTAGCGGCGGAAAAGTCATTGATAGCGGCTGATGTCAGCCGGGCCAAACGCCGTCAGGTTATTGATAAAATGGCTGCTGTATTTATACTGCAGGGCTATCTTGACAGTTTGCCCCGCACAACAGCAAGAGAGCCATAG
- a CDS encoding DUF1292 domain-containing protein: MADNEKDDIMEFEDEPVVVMTDEEGNEYYYREDMIVPVGDKRFAILVPIDVEEEGGEDSCSCGCGCDEETDVFIARIDVDEDGEEIYVDPTDEEFEAVRQAYEELVFEDEEE, translated from the coding sequence ATGGCTGACAATGAAAAAGATGATATCATGGAGTTTGAAGACGAACCGGTAGTAGTCATGACTGACGAAGAAGGCAACGAATACTATTATCGCGAAGATATGATTGTTCCTGTTGGTGACAAGCGTTTCGCTATACTGGTACCCATCGACGTTGAAGAAGAAGGCGGCGAAGACAGCTGTAGCTGCGGTTGTGGCTGTGATGAAGAAACCGATGTGTTTATTGCCCGGATTGATGTTGATGAAGATGGCGAAGAAATTTACGTAGATCCAACAGATGAAGAGTTTGAAGCAGTTCGCCAGGCTTATGAAGAATTAGTTTTTGAAGACGAGGAAGAATAA
- the mltG gene encoding endolytic transglycosylase MltG, with the protein MIMLKNLMSTTTMVSILVITLVGFSAMLGWTFAQPAGTAGEPVVFTVKPGTPTKVIADELENRDLIKNAFVFRIAAKLRGVENSLQAGEYAISPVMPVNQMLDMMSQGQTAYQQITIPEGYTVDQIAGLLAEKKIADPEKFKALAKTFSPYPYMQANPNTKYSAEGFIFPDTYRFAKGISEEEMLALMVKQFDAKLTPDLRQQAAQQGLSVREVIILASLVEKEAKLSEEQPVIAGVFSNRMKKDMPLQSCATIQYILGYPKAELTIQDTQIDSPYNTYQSMGLPPGPIANPGSAAIKAVLFAEKTDYLYFVADKQGKHHFSKTYEEHLSAISQVQI; encoded by the coding sequence ATGATTATGCTGAAAAATTTGATGTCTACAACAACTATGGTCAGCATACTGGTAATAACACTTGTTGGTTTTAGCGCTATGCTTGGCTGGACGTTTGCTCAACCGGCCGGTACTGCCGGTGAACCGGTTGTTTTTACTGTTAAACCAGGCACTCCGACCAAAGTAATTGCAGATGAACTGGAAAACAGAGACTTAATTAAAAATGCGTTCGTCTTTCGGATTGCTGCTAAGCTTCGAGGTGTGGAAAACTCGCTGCAGGCTGGAGAATATGCGATTAGCCCGGTAATGCCAGTGAACCAAATGCTTGATATGATGTCACAAGGTCAAACCGCCTATCAGCAAATTACTATTCCGGAAGGATATACCGTTGATCAGATTGCCGGGCTATTGGCTGAGAAAAAAATAGCTGATCCGGAAAAGTTTAAAGCTTTGGCTAAAACCTTTTCCCCCTATCCGTATATGCAAGCTAACCCTAATACAAAATATAGTGCCGAAGGATTTATTTTTCCTGACACATACCGGTTTGCCAAGGGAATCAGTGAGGAAGAAATGCTGGCCCTGATGGTCAAACAATTTGATGCCAAACTAACACCTGATCTCAGACAGCAGGCAGCCCAACAGGGGCTTTCTGTCCGTGAGGTCATTATCCTGGCTTCACTGGTAGAAAAAGAAGCTAAACTGAGTGAAGAACAGCCGGTAATTGCCGGTGTATTTTCAAATAGAATGAAGAAAGACATGCCGCTGCAATCCTGTGCCACCATTCAGTATATTTTGGGGTATCCGAAGGCTGAACTTACCATTCAGGATACACAAATTGATTCCCCGTATAACACCTACCAGAGTATGGGATTGCCGCCAGGACCTATTGCCAATCCGGGCAGTGCAGCCATTAAAGCGGTACTTTTTGCTGAGAAGACCGATTATTTGTATTTTGTTGCCGATAAACAGGGCAAGCATCACTTTAGTAAGACTTATGAAGAACATTTGAGCGCAATCAGTCAGGTGCAGATTTAG